In Cryptomeria japonica chromosome 5, Sugi_1.0, whole genome shotgun sequence, the genomic window CTGGTTTGGGTGTGGGTCATGGATCCTAGCTTGCCCTGACTCAACTAACCTTGGCTTTAAtgctattttgaatttttcatggaTCAACTACAAGTGAAACCTAGGACCTCTCATTTGCTGCTGGGGTGTTATACCACTGAGCTACTAGTCCTCTTGGTGACCTGTCCATCTCTGGTTTGGTGTGGCTCATAGATCCTAGCTTGGCCTAACTCTATTGACCTAGGCTTTAATACCATACTAGATTCTTCACGGATCAGCTACAAGTTTAATCTAGGACCTCCCATATGCTGCTAGGGTGTTCTCCCACTAAGTTACTTGCCATCTTGATGACTGATCCATTTTTGATTTTGGTGTGACTCGTGAATCCTAACTTGGCCTAACTCTGCTATAATACCATGTTAGACTTTTGACTTTCATAAATCAGTTACAAATCAAACCTAAGACTTCCCATTTGCTCTACCATTAAACTACTAACCCGCTTGATAACCATCCACCTTTAACTTGAATATGACTCATTTTCCACAACTACCTGaaaaaaactaaactaaactacTTCTAAGGGAACAGAAGCTCAAAGATTTACAAAAACATATGACTCATTTTCCACAACTACCTGAAAAAAACTAAACCAAACTTCTTCTAAGGGAACAGAAGCTCAAATATTTACAAAAACATATCTTGGTAATGCAGGCTGGAGAATACCTGCTCGCTTTCCATCAGTCCTCTTGCTATCTCTTGCGCTTGAACTCTAGATATTTGAGCAAAGCTTCCAAACGAAACATACAAAACAGAGCTTTTGGGTTTTGAATCCAGCCATGGTAAGCAATTAGATTCTGCCTGCAGGCTTAATGATCTGGAATTTTCTATGAAGAAATCCTGTTGTTTACCTTCGCCTTCGAAGTAAGTTGAGGGCATTAACGGACCAATCGGGCCAAAAAGAGGAGATTTTTCTTTAATGACATCGTTTGCTTGGCTTTCTAGTTCATAGACTGTGTTGCTAATAATCCAGGCGGCTTCCTCCAGAGCAGGGAGCTGTTGCAAAACAACCTGATGCATAGGGTTTGATGGGTCTCCTGATTGAATATCTGATGGGAAATCTTGGGGGTGCATTAGGGGAAGACCTGGAATGTAGTCTATCATGCCTGTCAATGCAATCATGCAATTAGTACAATTAGAATTGAAGATGGGTTCAGCAGAGATGTTCTAAATGTTGGGCAAAAACTAAATTTCCTGTGCAATTGATCACCTAGAAAAATATAAATTGCCATATACTAGTACAGAGTTTATCTGTGAATTCTAGTGCTACATAGAACAGAAAAGTGCACCTTTGGGAGGAAAGTCTCCATTGTCAATAATCATTGACAAATGTCTGTAGATGACTTGAACGCTCACTGCCTGTGACCAGAAGGCTATAAATGGAAGCTCAAATTTCTTAGCAACATCAAAGGACCATATAAGAAATGAGCTGCCAATTATACACGAAACCGGAGGTTCACAGCTCTGTGTTAAGAGTTTGTAAAGAAGATCTTCTGCAGAAGCTCTCATGGTTGTCATGAGTGCATTGAAGGCTTCCACTGGCATGGCCATTCGGTTGAAATCAAGCGGCAAGCCATCTGAAACTTGAACAAAACGAATATTTAAACATGGGCTCTCTAGAGTTCCAGGATGCGCGTTGCGAGCTTTGATGATTTTGAAGTGATTGAAGTCTGTATTTACGAAGGTTATAGTAATGCCTTGAGAAGCAAGCTTCTGAGAGAGTCTTATCAGGGGATTTATTTGTCCCTGAGCTGGAAATGGGATTACAACAACATGGGGAGCCATAAGTGGCTCTGTGAATGCCTGTCCTAAGATTTTTTTGAGAAGCAAACTAACCCCCAATGTTAAAATGTTCTTGAATGGAAGAATTATTTTATAGAAAATTAGTATAGGAACATGAGATTCATTAAATGCCATGCTACTATTTACTTCGATTCAACCTCACTACAACACTATAAGGGAGACAAGATGGGCCTATTAAGAGGCCCAAATACTGCAACACAGTTGAATCATAAATTCAGCTTACATCAGTATAGTAATAAAATCTAATTGAATTGATAAAAACAAAACTCTACTTTTATTTGCGTATAAACAATATTCATATGAAAACGTATGAACCCCAAATTAAGGACATGACTTATACGAAAGGGTGCAGTGTCCACACAAATATTTGAACCATCTAAAccagatataaatatatatatgcagtCATTTTAATTGTAAGACAACTGGGTATTGAGAATTTGCATAGTTTCTCTTTCATCCTAACCTAACTTATTGATTGCCTATCACTAACATGGAGCAATTGAAATGCCCCAAGTGTGAAGCAGATGTGAGACCCTCTGGTGAATGTGAATGCATGGAAGCTCTGTCGATTGAATTCAGCGACTATTTCAGAGTATACAAAGATGAACTCAAAGAAGTCATGAAACTATGCATTCGAGCAGGAGTTCCCAACCCATCAGAGCTTCTCCAACAAAATGTCCCTGCAAACGTTCTTAGAAACAGAGCTTCTGAGGCTTACAGAAAAGCCCTGCACAGAAGGATTTCACATATAGACTATTTCACTAATGGTGTTGCTATCACCGTTACTTGTTTGTTTGTGGGCAAATATCTTGCCCAATTCTCAAATTCCAATCCTGAACAGAGTAGAAACAGAAGGACAATTCCTGCAGATGATTGAAATTCTTATATTCTTCCAGTGAGAGTAATGTTTTGGGGTCTTGAATCCATGAATAATAGAGCAATTCAAATAGTAGGAGACAACTTGAACTAGGAAAAAATATGGCAAGATGTTGAATCTAATACATCAGTTCTAGTATTTCACATTTATGATATTCAAGATTATGGGGAAGATGATCTTTGGATTGATGGGTCTGCTGTTCAAATCAGGGGAAATCCTCCAGCAGCTAAAACTGCAGTAAGGAATTTGAAAACCAAAGTTTTAGTTAAGGGTAGATAATACTTGTGTCTTGTATGCCAGGAGAAAATGGTGGAGGGTGAGACAATGAAGAAGATGCCATGCAAACATGAATACCATGAGGAGTGTATTGATAAGTGGTTGGCTTCATCAAACTTCTGTCCACTCTACAAACATGAGTTGCCCACTGATGATCCTAATTATGAGCagagaaagaagcagagaagagcatGAGATTTTATCTACTAATTTGGAATAACAACttatattagtttaattaaatcaatttgttTTACAGAAAATAAGAACCCAAAGAAAATTATATAGGCTTCTTGTATAAGAAATATATGAGTTGTAAATAAGTCATATGCATGAATGAGTCTACTACAATacttttttatttagttttatagAGAGTTTAGTCCACCCATTCCTTAGCTTAACATATACTACAATATTGATACAAAAGAGTAGTTATAGCACTTGCATTCTGATAAAACAATTGATACAAAAGAGGAAGGACTTAACAACTTGCAAATACACAAGCATATAAGCTCTTCTTTTTTTAAGGGTGGGAGAGGAATCATGTTATGAGTAATATTCTCAATAATCTTAGAATGCTATTAATCAATAATAAGTCATTATAGACTATACAATAGGAGAGGACATGCACCAAAGATTTAGATCAATTATATCAAAAAATGGTTTTTATTTTCATCCTATAGAAATTAATGAATCGTACTCATAGTTCGACATTTGATCATCTTCACAAACACTAATAAAAGAACAAGTAGTTAGATTGACATACAGTTATGATGCCATAAACCAATGTTATGGATTCAAATGACAAATCTGACTCGCAAATCAATCAACATTCTTGAATCGCAAAAATCTAGACATTCTAATAATTGTTTAGTGCATGTAACCAAGAATTTCCTTATTTTTCACCTACTTCAGATGGAAATGTTGATAGCCACTAACAGTTTGAAAAACATCACAAGATGAGTCTATCAAGTCAAAAGGCTGAACATGACTGTTGTAACTCTTGACCAATTTGTTTCCCTTCAACTGAGATCATCATAACATTGAATCCTTGAAGCTTCCAAGTTGAATTATGGATCTCTCAACTGGGGCTAGTCTACACCCTACACATTTTAGTGACATATTTCTGTATACAATTAATCATGGTAATACAGTAGTAATAATAAATGGAATGAGTTagtaggaaaaaaataaaaaatataattatttctaAATATTTAAGATTTAGATAATCGAAATAagatataaatattaaatttaaatcccAATTATTTATATGACAAATCTTCATATTCATCAAAGTCTCTTTCGAATGAATCCATCTATCGTGTAATAATCTATTTTTTATATCCAtcaattatttattttctttttcattttcaaaaGTAAGATCAAAGTTTTTTAGTTAACAATTCaaatctgaaattgaaatctcATAATCCTCATATCGACCAAAACTCTTTTAAATCCATCCCCTATCCATTACTTtgatcaatcaaccattcatttcctcttttaaccttggtttttttatttttttaaaagaaaatttaagaTAGAGACTTAAGTCTTAAAATCAAATCAACCTAATCCTTATATCCATCAAAACTCTTTCAAATCCTTTCACCACCTAATACTCCATATCAATCACTAATTTATTTCCTCTTTTAAGCTCACGAAAGCAAGAAGAGCATTTTTTAACCATGAGAGTATGCtcaaaagtcctaaagaaaattaTTTATATGTTTTAACTTCTAATGTATAGTCTTTTCATAAGAAAGAAAATGCATGGGAATTTCCTTATTGTGTGTAAGATCAAGGTAATCAATGCAAATATTTAAAAGTATTCATTTGTTTCTCCTTCATAAACTATCATCCGTTTTAATTTTTCGATTTTAATTTATACAAATTAAATGTGTAATTATGAAACTGAAGTCAAATGTAAGCACTTATGTTAGTAGACAATCAAGTTCTAAATACTAATATATTATAAATGAGTCAAGGAATCTCCACATGCCTTGCAAAATTATTTTGGACTTGAGATCTTGCCCTATGAGAGATTTGATCTTTACCATAGAGGTCAATGGTATACAAGTTTGTCTTCTTGCTTGTCAAATCAATATTGTACATATTTTCAAAGAAGCCAAACTTTGTTAAACATCTTTTCACTAAGAGGCCAAACTTTTATAGAAAATGTTTGTAGAGTGTatccaataaattttaaattttaatttatgaaatacaaataatttttttttatctaatattATCAAATCATTGTCAACCTTATGTCTTCTTGAAAAACACCTAGATATCTACACTCTTAACTTTAATATATATATGATCaaatagatttattatttaatatgcATGATATCATGTCCCTCAACAAAGTGTATTTACTAAACACTAAAAACATAAGAAGTTATATCAATTTTGAGATAAATTAAATTGAGATAAAGTGAAATATAGACTCTATTGATATAGTAGACaaacattaatattatttatttgtatGATTGGACATGAAGGAACAATTAGTTTAGTAACTTGTAGATCTCAACAAACTTTAATAATATagtgaaattaaatttaaaataggtCGATTTTCAAGTTCATAGTCAGAAAATGGATTTAAAAAAGTTGGATACAAAGAGGTAGAGATAAAAAAAAggttataaaaatattatataaaagacATAATTTGGTTCATATACATGTTTAAATCTAGTATCTTCTATCACACCAAAATATTGGCACAATCAATCTCTATAAAAAATATCACCAATTCAAAATACAAACACAAGAAACAAATAATAATGATTATGATATAACTATTTCTATTCATTACTATCAAGTGAAAATATGTGCTATCAATCTCATCAAGAAATAATATATGGGGCTTCCATAATGAAACAAAATCTtcaaaaataaattactttataagAAGACCTTGAAGTCAAAGTTGTGTAGCTTTCAATAGTTATTCTTTCCTCTTTCACTATAGTTTAACATTCGCATGGAAAAGTGTAAAGGcacacacatttatatataaaaatatcaattTCAAACTTTTCTAATTTTAggtttatgttattttggaaatttattagtcatttcaaatttcaaaatgttGTGTTCTATGCTTCCTAGGATCAAATTGAATATGTCAATATGTTGAGAAAGGTAGGTTAATTTTAAAGGAGGCCTCATTTTATTCCTTGGGTGTCTTGATCCATCGAGGCTACAGTGCTTTAACAAAGTCTCTTAATAATCCTAACAGAAAAAATCTCAATTTATGATGGAACTATTCTTAGAATTCATGAAATATGTAAATGTTTCATCTAGACCCACAATTGGATGTGTGGTGCCTCCATGCAATAACCTCTTTTAGTTGTAATCAACTCGTAATCCTTTGACCACACCAAGAATGAATGCATTCTTGCaaaatgtattaatgttgtttaatGTATTGTTGCCAAAAGCTATATTTTGTGTTTTATGCATCTTGGGACCAAATTAACTCTACTAAACATACTAGGATGAGTGGATGAATGCTAGAGGAGATACCATTTTTTTTAGATGCTTTAATCTATTTGAGCTATAGGATTATAGAAGAGTCTCTTAATATCCCTAAGagtcaaataataataatatgtgatGAAGTAGTTTTATGAGTTCATGGTGCTTGGGGGTTTTTTTTCTAGAAATATAGGTGGATGTTGGGTCTCAGCATATTAAACCCTCTTATTTTTTATCATATCAACTTTTTTTTACCACACCAAGAATAAATTATGCATTCTTGTAAAATGCGTCATTTGAGCACAATGTAAATATATCAATAGACATATTTTTCTCTGAAACCTTATGGGGCCAAATCAACTATGATAGCACATTGAGTTAGGTGGATGAATTCTAGATGATGCCCCATTTTATTCCCAAGGTGTCTTGATCCATCCAAGCTATATAGGATTCTAGCAAATTGTTTGAAGAGCCTTAAAAGTAAAAATCTACCAATCTATGATAAAGCAATCCATAGGTGGAAGTAGGATCCCTCCATAATAAAATCTCCCTATTTATTTCAGCTCAATACTATTTGGTTGTGCCAAGAATGAATGTGTtcttacaaaatatattaacaacatttAGTGTATTATTTCCAAGAGATATAGTTTGAGTGTTATGTGTTCTCAAGCCAAACTAACGATGCCAACACATTAGAGTAAGTGAATGATAGAGGCCCCTATTTTGTTCCCTAAGTTTCCCAATCCATCCAGGTTACACACTTCTAGCAAAGTCTCTTAAGAAACCTAAGAGTAAAAAACTACCAACTTATGATTGAGTAATTCTCAAACTTTGTGAGGCGTATGAATGTTTCatctatatttattaattgatgtgGGTTACGTTCATTATAACCTCTCTCAATTTTTGTCAACTTGTAATTATTTGACCATGTCAATAATGAATGCATTCTATGAATCATTTGAGTGTAATTAATGTAAATGTGCTAATAAGTTTATTTATCTTTTGCACCTTGTGGTAAAATTGACAAT contains:
- the LOC131051419 gene encoding UDP-glycosyltransferase 86A1-like; the protein is MAPHVVVIPFPAQGQINPLIRLSQKLASQGITITFVNTDFNHFKIIKARNAHPGTLESPCLNIRFVQVSDGLPLDFNRMAMPVEAFNALMTTMRASAEDLLYKLLTQSCEPPVSCIIGSSFLIWSFDVAKKFELPFIAFWSQAVSVQVIYRHLSMIIDNGDFPPKGMIDYIPGLPLMHPQDFPSDIQSGDPSNPMHQVVLQQLPALEEAAWIISNTVYELESQANDVIKEKSPLFGPIGPLMPSTYFEGEGKQQDFFIENSRSLSLQAESNCLPWLDSKPKSSVLYVSFGSFAQISRVQAQEIARGLMESEQVFSSLHYQDMFL